A region of the Chaetodon trifascialis isolate fChaTrf1 chromosome 7, fChaTrf1.hap1, whole genome shotgun sequence genome:
AAGAGCTTTTATACTTACAGGTCAGTTGTGAACCATTAAGTCCACACAGAGGGCAGAGTGAATGAGTCATCACTCTCCTTCTGTCACACAGCCTGAAGAACTCACATCACATCACCGTCCAGGCTGAGCTGCTGCCCCTTCTGCCCCCTTCCCAACCAGTCTACAGACAGTGACTGGGGGCTGTGACTGAGCCGTTCCTCCTCtcgcagacagacacatgggtGCTGTTGCACTTCAGGCTCCGGGATTCAGACTGATTACTGTGCTACACAGCTTCACACAgctacacaaacaaaatcacCCACATGACACCCCAACCCCCATCCTCCCATGGCCATGCTAAGAGTGCACTTCAGACTGAGGCTCAAATCTGTAAGGAGACATGCATACCCCGCACATTTCAAAAGACATGAATCTTAAATCAGATTTTGGGGTCTTTTTCTGATGTCTTTGTCAGGAAAGAGATTTACCCCCACCTCCACGACAGTGAGGTGCAGCTGTTCCACCAACAGCCCGACCATATTCGTGCGCTTTATTGCAGGGCAGCGCAAGAAGAGCATGCCACCTGTCATAGCCGCCTAATGTACCTTAACCCCCTGCTGTGTGGATGTCTCACTCCAACACAAAagcctgtgttttctctgagcACGCGAGCACAGGTGGCTGGAGGAGGCAAGGTCAGGTTACAGCAGCGGCTCCCACAGTTGAAATCATCAAGGAGTCAAGGAGGGGACAGGCTCAGTCTGACCGAGAGTTCATATGCTACAATATGTACTGGGGACAATTACAATGAAGTATGACTTAAACTTAATTATGCAGAGCTTATGTTTTAAAGCGTTTAATTAATAATCTCTGTTGTAAAACTACAGTAATCAAGCTTTCTACCCCTTTAatgtctaatctaatctaatctaatcaaaTGTAATCTGTGCTGTAGGGCGGAAGCACAGGTAAGTCATTGAAAAACTCTTTCCCATATTAAACACACTCATGTTTGATTTACTATGCTTGCAGAGACTTGTCTGGATAACCACGCACCATTAAATCTGTTCCAGCAAGAATTTAAAAACATACATCCACTATATACTGTACACTGACTTAATGTGTTATAGCAAGTATTTTAGCTGTACTGCATTGCATTTATTGTATATGTTTGAATTATCAAGGTAATAGAAGCTCCTCCGGCCAAAGGAGCAGTGCATTATGTACTATTGCACTTCTGTTAATTGACAatcaggtcatgtgacaggtTACAAAAAGGCCAGTAATACTCTCCTCTTTAGTAGTTATACTTAACCCACATGTCTGCAATCAAAATTCACTTTAAAATATAAACTATTTCAACACTACAAACTGTTTACAGTGACTGCCATCCTCTATGTGTACTATTGCACAGCAACACTAATACTTGCTCTTAGATTAAGTGCAATTAACAATAGCTGCTGCTCAACTTCTCCCTTAGAGACAGCAGTTTTAATTCTAAGAGCAAATAACAAACATCCAAAGACAGAACAATACCTCAGAGATCTCATAACTTCCAAAGACCACAAAGCCCAACTTGACTCAACAACCCAACACAGAATCCAAATCAATCCCAGCTAAAGCTTTTCAATTGTTTTGAAAGTCAGCACTCACCTCACACTGCTCTCCTGCTTTGAAGTCTCCAGCAACACATTGGAGGAATCGCTGGCTCTCTGGGCTCTGAGGGGTTGACAGCTGTCTAACCAGAGGAGAGGACCTGCCCCCAAGTCCTAAAGGAACCTGACATGTCCCATCAAATGCACTGCTTTGTTGACTGAGGAGAATCACAATATTAAGGCTAGCCAGGCAGAAAGTTTCCCAGCCCCCGAGGCATCCCAATTCCTCAGCGGGGCGTAACCCGGCCGTTTTATCTGCGCCCATCTCCCTCCTGTGTGTACACTGCAAGGGAAACTGAGAGCAGTGCAACTCTACTTGGTCTGCCATGTCAACAAAGTCTAGACAATTGCACTTCGCCTGTGCTTTCAGTTCCCCAATGTCCAGTTCACAGAGTCCTTAATGTATGCAAAACTTTGAATTTAAGATtatatcttttttaaaaatcagttcatcacattttcttctAATCTGGAAGACTGTGGTCATCTTAAAACCCAGCAGACTCTCTGTTCTTCTGTCAGTAATAAAATTAAAGGATTAAAGATAAATGTCACAATAAAGAgatcagcagcatcacagcctCACTGATCTCCAGAGACAATGCAGCGCCTGTCAGAGCACACGGCCCGGGGTGCTTCTGAAGGCACCAGATGTCATCTTGCATTGTTATATGGATTACTACAGCCACTCAGCAAACACCTCCAGGTGTGCATTCCACACCAGGAAGGGGAAAAGGTGGGAGCCACTCCTCTGAATCAATAAAAAACTctgacttttctctctcttgttctctttgTTGGGTTAAATCGTTGGTGCATCCCATTTATTGGACAGTCAAAAGAAACCCCTTactctaataataataataatactgtctctgtcctcctttacAGAGACAGAGTGCAGTGCATGAGCACGTCATTTATGTGGTCTAAGATGAAGGTAAGTGCGATGGGTGGCTAATCTTAGGTCTTAAATGTACACCTGGTCTTTGCGGGGTCTTTAATCTTTGGAGGAAGGAGCAGAAATTAGAGGCCCCTCTCCCACATCCTTTACATTGGGTTAAACTAAGGCGTGTAAACATTCATCACAAATGAATCACAGGCAGGCAAAGCATTGTGATTCAAGTCAATCTGAAGAAGATGTGAGGATTAAGGTTCAGATAGCGATACACTGCATTGTATGTAATATTAGTGGCTGACGtcatgaagagaaaatgaatataaataaaCACGTCTGGATACtttctttcacatttgtcaTATTTGCCATAGTGTGCCAACTAAAGCTCTAAAAATTAGCTGATTATTTGATTGGTGGGCCAACATATCAAGTGTTTTATCAAGTCATACTGCCAAACAATTGGGGAGATTTggttgtttctctgtttcatgtcaCTGTGAATTAAATGCCTTTCTGTTTCTGGCATTTAGATTTAAGGTATTTTTTGACAACACACAAAGTCAGATTTTTCTATTCTCCATGCTGAATGTGTGGCTTAATTAAGGTAATTGCTttctgggagaaaaaaaaaatccatgtcCTCATTTCCAGTAAAGCCAAGGATTCAAGACGCACTGATAACCATCAGAGGACTCATTATAGGCCTCACTCTACGTCTCTGCACCTGATAATCTGTACAAATAAATGCACAtctgagaagagaggaggaagagagagagagagagacagggggagatagagagaaccgggggggagagagagaggggggagaaaacgATAGGGAGGGCgaggtgtttcctgtttccataACTCTAATTATACCTGTCTCTTGAGGATAGGGCTTATCATGGAATAATTTTTGTCATTGAGAAACTCCTCAATGACACAATGCTGAGTTTCTACACTTCCCTATATGTACATTTGCATATCTGGCTTAGTTAAATCATTAAGCCCAAGCCCAAGTCTATAAGGGCAATCCATACTGACCTTCACACATAATTTAAAGTCTAAAATTCAGGTTTGTAAgataacattattattttaccatttgaaatgtttgtgtgcaaaCCTGTAATGGAAAATGATTCACTTTGAGGAAAAATGTCCAGTGAGCTGCTTGAATCGTCGCTtccaaaagacaaaataatccCAAAAAATACTtacaacaaacagcaaattTTCATGCTCATTACACTGATGTGTTGTTCCACTAACTGTTGGTGCACTGGTGGCCTTTCGCAATTGAGAGCGCTCGTTTTTAAATAAACTAAGCACTGTTTGCAAGTTGCTGTCAAAGTAATGACTCCTTCCTGTTTAAAGATGCCTGGAGATAGACTCCTGGAATTATGTGGCTTTTTAGAGATGCTGAGTCTGGAGTCAAGGGGTTTGTAGCTCCCTATTTCACCCATTTTTATCAGAGCAAAGAACTTCAAGAACAGTTAAAAATAGATCTGCAACTCCTCTACTGGCTTTATGGGCTCTCAACAGAACTTGAACACTGCCCTCCTCTGGTTGACAGCACAAAGATACATAAAAACTTCACTTTCCTGCAGAGTACAACAGGACTAACAGACATACATGACAGTAACTGTAGAGTGGTAgactttctgtctgctgtgtttaacAGTGGACCAGTGAAAACAATAAATCTCACAAATAACAATAGAGGAAGTTCCCATAAACTTCCGTCCCCTGTAAACACACCACACAGTGAAGAATATTAATAACCAGCCTGCCAGGCCTGGTTTGTAATCAGCCTTTGGTCCATCTATTAGTatgcagaagaggagaggcaagctgagaggagaggtggggggttgcaggacagaaagagatggagagcgaGCAGCcggagggaggaaaaagagccATCTGAGCAGCCTTCACCCAGCAGCTCACATTGCCCAGCAACCTCACCACCAGACAGAGAATGTGTACAGTGTTCTGCCGGCCGCTTCTGCTTACTCTCCCCAATATGGATAATTACtaacaaacactggaaaaaccAATAGCGAGAAACGGATTTCAACTTTACGCTGTGCTGCTTAGACTCGGATGAGcttgcagcagcagtagcagtggGAGGTTTCTAAAGAGCTGCTCAAAGAGGAGCTGTCAGAGCTTTTCTTTCCTGAATTGCAAAGAGCTGTCATAAACTACACTGGTGGCATTCACACCAATCCCCGAAAAcgtctgtctgcagcctttGTTGTCCGTGCATTTTTATGGATTGTTACACATGTTGATGCCATCATTCTTCAGAAGTTAGCAACATGCAAACAGGCACATTGGCTTTGTGCACAACTGGTGATACATGATGGAAGGAGCTGCAAAGATATCAAAAAGCTTATTCAGCAATACATTTTTGTATCATGAGGCTGGAACAATCAAGCAGGAGCTGGATGATTAaactgaaaacaagaaaaaggtTTGCTTTCAGTCATCAGTCAATTCTTCTCCCTCACATTCACTTGACTACTTTCGTCCTGCAGTGTCGCCCAGCAGAGGAAACTCTTGTCAGCTTGTTGAATCAGACTCAAATTAGAGCGCAGAGAACAGTCTTCCTCTTTTGTGTCAGACTTGAGAGTCAGAATTAGTGAACCATTTTCCCTCCAGattcagctctgctcagtttAGGGCTTAATCAAGTGGAAATTGGGAATAGGGGGTAGTGGGGGTGGCCGGGGTTGGGGTGCAGGAGAGAATGGAGCAATTGTTCAGATAAAGGCCTCATGTTGAGTCCGCTTTGATGTTTCTCTGGGGGGATATGCTGGGATTTTACAGTAGCATTTCACTCCTTCACTTGTTTGCTCACTGCAGGCAAAAACTCTGCAGAACTGATGCAAAAAATGGGGCTCAGAGTTGACTTATCGGTGCTATTTTTACCAAATGCTTTCAAAGACTTTCCTACTCCACATTTAAATGGACTAGCATGCAAACGCCAGAGGGTCAGTCGCACAGTTTTGCAATCGGTATGTCTCAACATGCtgttgtctctttctctcacacggACACCcaacaacatcaacattcaAGCGACATTCGCCTCCGTTTGCCCCACGCCTATACAAGCAGACAGGCTCCCACTGATCTATTATGTTGCAGAGCCTTTCTCATGCATGTCTTGAATGAAAGCCAGCGTGTCGATGGTCTGAGGATAATCACGTTTTCCTGAGCCAGGCTTAGCTGCACTAAATAAGCCGCacagggggggaaaaaaaaggtgggTCGAACAAAACTGTTGTATATTGGGAGAAAAGAtggagtcccccccccccccccacccacccacccacccaccaaaAAAAGTTCCCCATGAAGTCTTGCACACAGATATGAAACTAAGACTGATGAATGCAAAAAAAGGGGAGAAATTTACTCTTGTAAGACGCACTGGAGGAGAAAGTTTAGGAAGTTATTGCATCCGGACGCCGTACCTTTCCGACCTCTCCGTCCCGTTCTTCAGCAGGTGCACTGGGTGCATTGCAGAGATGCTGCGGCGTCTCGTCTCCAGTCAGCGTCTCCCCTCCGCCTTCCCACTTGTTGCTGAATCGAGGAAGCCTCCATGGAAGAACTTTGGTCCCCAAAAGTTGGCACAAAGCAGAGCGACGaacaccaaaaacatgagcCGTTTTGCAGTCAGCGTCTACTTACACTTAGTTGGTAGTTTGTGGGAGTTTAGCGCAGGTTCTGCAGGGCGCACAGAGGGGATATTTGCATTGGCCGACCCTCCCCTCGCCTTTCACAGCTGCCATTGTTTGCCTCGGTCGGGGCTCGGATTCAGTCCTTCCCTAAATCCCTGACGACTGAAGCAGGGAATGCTGCTTTCTCTGAGCGGGGCTGGCAATtaacaaaagacacaaagaaactTCCGCCGACaggttttcagttatttttgcaATACAGTTTTCTGTATAATAGGTCTAAATTTGCTGAGACTTATCTCACACTTTGCAGTAATCCTGCTCCTCCCTAGGTTTTACTTGAATGACAGGTAGAGTGCTGCATCTATGGTCACGTGAAACAGGCACGTTCAGCAGGGTGATGGCTCTGCTTGACCCCCTTGTGGAGGTGATGGGCACTTCAGAGGCAAACATTCATGCGCCCCAGCCTTCAGTGTCTTCTGAAGGCCCCGAATCTTTCAGTTTCAATAACTTCAACTTTGTATATTTTCCCCTCATGATCTCTGATTGGACAGGTAACTCTATAGATCAGTTCGATTACTAGGAAAATGTCGCCATCTATTGGTCCTAACACTGTCATGAGGGGTTGCTGTCTTGTGTGTGCCATGTTTCATGCAGCCTGTTCAGTCAGTGAGCGAGGTTGCAAGCCAGCTCTCCCGAGTCAACCTCGGCTTCCAGCCACAGAGAGTGTTTCAGGATCATCAGCATCAGCCAGTGAAGCGCAGACTGATGTTTCAGGATTGAGAATCTGCAGCTGTAACACTGAGGCTGATGGCAGTGAATTGTTGCCACCTAGTGGCTGACTCAAGTCAGTCAGAGGGAGGCAGACTGGTGGCCAGCTTCAGTGCCCCAGATGAGACAATTGTTTTGTGGGGCTTTTTCAAGACAAGCACAGGAGCAAATAGAAGATTTTAAGGGGGTTGAACTCCATTTAGCTTTTTAGGTCAGTTTTAGGCTTGTGATGTGCACACTGCAAAAGCCTTTTAAAAATTTGTTCAGTAATATGCACAATTAAATACAATATCAACTGAAATATTGAGAGGGCTGCGCCTACATTATTACTTAATCATATGGTATGGCCCCGTGTtagattttatttcagtttgtatAGTCCTTATTTGGGAGAAGGAGATGGAAGTGCAAACAGGAAAGAGACATGAGACATTTCTACTGGCAGAATGCACGTTCTGATGCCTCAAATCACTTGCATTTTGGCTCTTCATCTCCTTGtgataattaaaacaaaaccatCACCTGATAGTAGGTTGATCATTTCACTTACTGATCAAAAAGCCACGAATGCATGACCAGGCTCCAATTTAATCAATACTCTGAAAAGCATCAGCTTTGATTACAATTTCTTCCCTTTCATTTAAAAtcggaaaacaaaacaatttacaATCAGGCCTCTCAAACCACAGTTACCTTCTAATTATTGTATTATGATACTGAGTGCTtttgtgctgctgatgttgttcTGCTTCTATCCACACGGTGGCAGCAAATGTACCATAATCAAGTGGGTAatgaacagaggaaacaaaccCACAGCAATAATGTAAGTGAACTATATAACgtttattaaaatatataaaagacaaaatacatATATGCATAATTATATCCATGGTGAAatatgcatatacagtataataattatacagtaaaatgtgtttacatatatagatttttttataCATATAGAGAGATATTTTTGCATTAAAACTGGCAGTGGTGATTTCATATACtcccccccgacacacacaaacaggaaaccccTCAGTCCACATCACATCAGGCCTCCCTGAGGAAGGAGCCTCTGTGAAAAGCTTGAGGGCAGCAGCACCTTTACACCTGAGATCCATGTTTTGGAAAGGTctcacacagaacaacacaccTACTCTTGACATATAGCTTCCAGGGACTTCAACCAACAGTATCAGAAGGGAAAGGATGTCACATCAAAAGCCCTCTGATATGTTCCTTCCTGGCATCTTGTGCCCTTGATGAACATGGGTAACAATCACAGCAGCCCCATCAGAGAATCTACGAAAACTTCAAAACTGTGCCACACATCTTTTGTTATTACACAGTAACTTCAGAAAAACATCTTTCCGGTCCAATATCATCTGCCATCACACTACACATTCCTCAATACATCTAATCTCAGGATATATCTGTATAGCTTGCAAGAGGAGAATGAAAAGATCCTGGACAGAGTGTGAGAAACTCCCATGGGATGACGTTTAGTCCTTCAGACTGGTGTGGTTGATCGTGGTTGGTCCTGTACAGTTTCAGTCACAGCACACTAAAGGCGGTCATGTCTGATGGTAATGATGgtagtgatggtggtggtggtgttcgTGGTGATGGTGGTGCTCGTGGCGCTGGACCACAGGAACCACAAACCCTGGGCTCCCAGGTGGACCGGACgcctgctctctctccaggcTTGGCAGTACAGAGGGCACAGGGGGTTGCTGCTGGGGGTGGGACTGAGGCGACAGTGGGGTTTTGGATGGGGACATGGCCTCTCGGGCTTTTGCTCTTAGCCGTTTGCTGTGACTGTATTGCAAAGGGTGCTGATGGTGGCTGGAGGACTGGGTTTGGTGTGGCAAGTGGTACACATCCTGACCCCCATGTCCTGCTGCGCTACCACTGTGCAGCATGGTTTGCACAGGCGGGTGATAGCCATGACATTTAGTGGATTTGCCACCTCCGCTGCCCCCGTTattccctccacctcccctgtAGGTTCCCTTGGGAGATTTGAGGAATTGTGTACCCTTGCTTCGAGATTCTGTAGGGTTATAGCTATCGCTGATGACCTGTGAGCGGCGCTGGTTAACAACTTGGGTTTCTGGTTCCTGGGAGCGTGAGCGGCTCTGGTTCTGGGAACTCCGACCATGAGCCTCCTGAGGTGGAAAGGGAAGGGTGGTtcctgaaagacagagaagagacacaGGGTCAGTAATTTATATGACATATAACACTGGGTtttgagctgctgttttcactctgcATCAGCACAGAATAAAGACACTTGCCTTCGAATCTGGAGGTGTAGTTCTCTATACCAGCCAGGTCCAAGTAGTgattccttctctctgtgttctcaTCCACACAGTAATGCTGACCCTCGGCTGTCATCTCATTgctctgccctctgctgctAAAAATGTGCATGATTAGTGGACAAATGAGAATACAAAATTATTACAATACACACAAGGATCAGCATTTAAGCACAGTAAACTTGATGTGTACTAACCTGATGTAGGAGGACAGCCGCTTGTCAGATGAACGCCCCTCTTCCTGGTGACAGCGATCTGAGTAGGGAAAGTACAAGAACTCAGACCAGGAAAAGGTGTTACGCAACATGCAGACTGAAACactcagtggctgtttttttcACATACTATCATTACAGTTTGCTACTTTTATTGTTTTGCGCAACCTAAACTGGGTAAGCCTTCAGAGGAAATGCAAGAAGTCATCACAATTTAGAtgatttgtttgtattttatagAATAACAACTAAGATTTGGCATGTCCAGAAACATTTGTAGACTATGAATCAGGAACTGTGAACAGAGGAACAATCTGAACATCTGACTAAGGAACAAATCTGAATATCAGAGTCAAAACTATCCCCGAAATCAACAAATATCAGGGGATACTGAGTTGGCTCACAGCATACAGAAACAGTACATCTTGTCTGAGGTGTGATGTTGTTGTCATCGTCATGTACctgttcctgtttctcttctgtgGCACCTCGGCTCTGGAGTGACTGTCAGTTTGACGCGCAGAGTCTTGCTCTTATTATGGCAGGAGTGGTTCACAGAGGCATCCACCACATCATAGATGGTGTGCATCAGACTGGACATGTCCTATAGTGACAGATAAAGACACTTAGCAAGTCTGTAGTCCTACCtttgagagaaaaacacttgaaagaGACAAACTATcaatatgaaaaataaacagtgtatGAAggagcacacagcagcagcgtgcgcatgcgcgcgcacacacacacacacacacacacacacacacacacacacacacacacacacacacacacctcttttgtAACTTTCCCACTGTTGTCAAAGTCATACAGAGTGAAGATCCACTCCTGGCGGTTGTCATCCTCCACAGAAACGTCACACTCCAAGTCCTGTGGATACAAACATGTACTTAATCATATTTTCTGCACATAAACAGTTTCAATCCACAACTTTTTGCTAGTCGTCAGTAAAGCAATAGTCCTTCTACAGCACGTCAAAGACAAAACACGGCAGCATTTATGACGTCAGTGCGCAGTAGCGTGCGTCCCATTTCACCGCCATCGTCGTTGTCTTCAGTGTGATTTGTAAAGATTTTTCAAAAggtgtttcagtgttgttttcctgcattCTTCATGAGAATTTACTGTTAACAAGAAGGATTCAGGACACTATCCCCTCTGGTCACATCAAATCGAGCCTTGCATGAATCAGCGTGCACTTAATAAGCAGGTACATTTAAAGGCAGCCTTCCCCTGCAAAAAACAGTGTTGGACTCAAACAATCCCTTTACATGATTTCATACACCTTGAGAGCAATAGAGCAGAGGCTGACTGAAACTCCGGTTTCCAGCAGGTCACTTATTAGTTGCCTTTACTTTGTGTCGGTggagcaaagaagaaaaagaccaCTATGACCTTGTCTTTTCACCGTCCTCCAGGAAAAATGAGCACAACCACATTTCTCAGTTACAACTTTTTGGCAGTAAGGTTGATTCAGATGTATCTAGTAACATGGCCATAattggaaaaataaacatttggaCTAGAGCCCCTGCTGCAGGCATGGCGGAGAGCTGACACTGCGTGAAAGGCAGTGAGCATTTACAAGGGAGGCAACCCCAGGGAGAGAGGCAGCCCTTTATGGTTCTATAATATCTCCTAAGCTCACATAACCAGGAGTGATCACCAAAGGGCAGATCTAAGCAGTTTATTAAAACACAAGTATAAACATTACAAtctatttattctatttattggTCCCTAAATTCAATCAGGATACGGTCTGGAGCAGTGTCAACATACAGACAGATGTTCTGACATACAGCTGCAGCCAGGACAGAGCTTACCCACCGTCCATTTATTTCCTAACCTGTGTTTAAATAGTTTTCACAAAACAATTTCAACACTCAGTTCTCTTCGCTCTTGGCAAATGGTTCAGAGAGACCTTCAGCGTTCAGTTCAGCGCTATTGATCTAATTATTATTAGCTCATGTTGCATACGCTTGAACCTATTCACCACTTTGAatttttgttgctcctgtcccaacatgtttgaaacgtgttgctgcatctaCTTCAAAATGAGCATATATTtgtaaaaatcaatgaattgatgaggtaaaacattaaatattttgtctttgtgctgttttcattgatGATTAGAAAATGACtacattcagttttattcccgtttcacacagtgtcccaactctttggaatcagggttggaCTGttaatggaaacaaaaccacatCACAGCACTGCTTTATTTCAAGGTATTATATCTGCTTACGTCCAGACTGATGCGTTTCTTCCCGGTAGCTTTGGTCACATCTCTCAGTATCTCCCGCTCTCCGTCCTCTGAGTGCAGGTACTGCAGGTAGCTTTCACAGCCCTCAGCCTTCTCTGGAGGAAGAACCACTAGCAACACAAGAGGACACATtttaagcacaaaaacactgatttctCGCTTAGAAATTTTGTGTAATTCAGCGGCCAGGCATTGTTCTTCATAGTTTTACaggggtttgatttgtactGGGTATCATCGCGGCCTGCATATCTCAATTTGGCCATTAAGTTAAAAATCACTGCGCAGATTCATGGAGTTTGGTAAGATCTGATGAAAACATGGTAATGATCCAAATGTCTGCCATGCACACTTTGCACAACAAAGATCAAATCAGAACTGGCTTTTTTGTTAAATTATGTCTACACATACAAGGACTGAAAATCACCAAGAGCCAGCAATATCAATAAAAGTCTATATACAGGTCAAATATTCCAAGTTCTGAATGATTATGTGTACATGGAGTGGATGATTATGCACAGTATATGCATGTGTACATGTCTATATTTATTATgaacagtgtgcaggatttataTTGACAATAGCagttaaaaactgcatttaagtctgtaaaataataaagcagcaaaaaaaggtGACGCGGATAAAAGACTATAATCCAGTTCAACCTGACTCACTGTATGCATCCATCAGAGGAGAGGCCATCTATCTTTTTCTCATCAATCGCTATACTGATTGAACATGAAGTATCATGAAACAATAAATGCATACAGTGATGTCATACTGATCTATATCTGTCAGGTTTCAGGTTCTATTATTTATGGAATCATACATCCATCATGCAATGTtagatgtgttttctgtgactgTTGTAGCATGAAGTGCATCAGTGAGCAAGAAAACATCCTTCTCAACCTACCCTCTAGGGGACAGTGTTGATCTGTGAATTGTCCTTCCTTCTGCTCGCCATTTGGAAACTCCTGGGACAAGGAAAGAAATGAAGGGGGGGGTTCAGAGATGTAAGTGAATCTACAGTTcagaccacagacacagagaaaacaaacagttcCAGCTAAAGCATTTCCTACTCAGATGAGAGGGAGGGGGCTGGAGGCTCCGGCGCGGCCAAACACTTTGAACATCTGCACGCTtattgtgtttcactgtctgggACACGGCGAGcgcagccacagccaagctttCAAGATTCCTCCAAGCCCTTCAAACGGACTCCTTGCATCCATCAAAAACTCCATAATGCACTTCATCACTGgggcgctctctctctctctctctctctctctctctctctcgctctctcagcCAACCTGTTTATTCTCATCCTGCCTGAAAGGAACCCAGTGAGGAGAGTTTGATGGAAGACACCCAGAGTTTGGGAAAAgcttttgttgtatttcattGCTGAAAACTTCACTCTGAGAAGTTTAGGTTTATGTCAAGCAAAGCCCACAATGAGCTCTCAGCAGCATTCGCATATTTATTTTGAATGGAGAATAATTGCCAGATGGAAATTTCCATGCAGATAGGATGGGGCTGATTAAATATACAACTTCATGGCCATAAAACAAAAGCCGGACAAAGGGGTGGAAGGGGGAAAAAGCTCCCCTGTCATATGTGAATAATCTATATCCTGAATAAAACAGAACCGCAATGTATTCATAACCATC
Encoded here:
- the nkd2b gene encoding protein naked cuticle homolog 2-like isoform X1, translated to MGKLQSKHACKRRENPEGDSFVVNAFLRRGMEECERYSATDHKLKNMQEFPNGEQKEGQFTDQHCPLEVVLPPEKAEGCESYLQYLHSEDGEREILRDVTKATGKKRISLDDLECDVSVEDDNRQEWIFTLYDFDNSGKVTKEDMSSLMHTIYDVVDASVNHSCHNKSKTLRVKLTVTPEPRCHRRETGTDRCHQEEGRSSDKRLSSYISSRGQSNEMTAEGQHYCVDENTERRNHYLDLAGIENYTSRFEGTTLPFPPQEAHGRSSQNQSRSRSQEPETQVVNQRRSQVISDSYNPTESRSKGTQFLKSPKGTYRGGGGNNGGSGGGKSTKCHGYHPPVQTMLHSGSAAGHGGQDVYHLPHQTQSSSHHQHPLQYSHSKRLRAKAREAMSPSKTPLSPQSHPQQQPPVPSVLPSLEREQASGPPGSPGFVVPVVQRHEHHHHHEHHHHHHYHHYHQT
- the nkd2b gene encoding protein naked cuticle homolog 2-like isoform X2 translates to MGKLQSKHACKRRENPEGDSFVVNAFLRRGMEECERYSATDHKLKNMQEFPNGEQKEGQFTDQHCPLEVVLPPEKAEGCESYLQYLHSEDGEREILRDVTKATGKKRISLDDLECDVSVEDDNRQEWIFTLYDFDNSGKVTKEDMSSLMHTIYDVVDASVNHSCHNKSKTLRVKLTVTPEPRCHRRETGTDRCHQEEGRSSDKRLSSYISRGQSNEMTAEGQHYCVDENTERRNHYLDLAGIENYTSRFEGTTLPFPPQEAHGRSSQNQSRSRSQEPETQVVNQRRSQVISDSYNPTESRSKGTQFLKSPKGTYRGGGGNNGGSGGGKSTKCHGYHPPVQTMLHSGSAAGHGGQDVYHLPHQTQSSSHHQHPLQYSHSKRLRAKAREAMSPSKTPLSPQSHPQQQPPVPSVLPSLEREQASGPPGSPGFVVPVVQRHEHHHHHEHHHHHHYHHYHQT